The Streptomyces albofaciens JCM 4342 genome has a segment encoding these proteins:
- a CDS encoding thiamine pyrophosphate-requiring protein, with protein MSTKVSDHILQRLRAWDVDHVFSYAGDGINGLLAAWGRADNRPKFVQARHEEMAAFQAVGYAKFSGKVGVCAATSGPGAIHLLNGLYDAKLDHVPVVAIVGQTARSAMGGSYQQEVDLMALYKDVASEFCEMVTVPEQLPNVLDRAIRTAYAKRTVTALIIPADVQELEYSAPTHEFKMVPSSLGVSQYAPVPADEDLRRAAEVLNAGEKVAILVGQGARGARERVEEAAELLGAGVAKALLGKDVLSDELPYVTGATGLLGTRPSYELMQECDTLLVIGSSFPYSQFLPEYGQARAVQIDIDPFMVGLRYPFEVNLVGDASKTLERLLPLLRHKKARKWREKIESNVERWWKVMERRAAVEADPMNPEYVVHALDALLPDNVILAADSGSAANWYARHLRMRGSMRGSLSGTLATMGPGVPYVIGAKFAHPERPALAIVGDGAMQMNGMAELITASKYWREWSDPRMIVAVLNNEDLNQVTWEMRAMSGAPQFEESQRIPDVPYADFARSIGLGGVRVERPDEVESAWRQALAADRPFVIDFRTDPNVPPIPPHATLDQIEAAATAILKGDPETAGVLKQGVKAKIQEFLPGKGHGDDRK; from the coding sequence ATGTCCACCAAAGTCTCCGACCACATCCTCCAGCGCCTGCGCGCCTGGGACGTCGACCATGTCTTCTCGTACGCGGGGGACGGCATCAACGGGCTGCTGGCCGCCTGGGGCCGGGCCGACAACCGGCCGAAGTTCGTACAGGCCCGGCACGAGGAGATGGCCGCGTTCCAGGCCGTCGGGTACGCCAAGTTCTCCGGCAAGGTGGGCGTGTGCGCGGCGACCTCCGGTCCCGGCGCCATCCACCTGCTGAACGGCCTCTACGACGCGAAGCTGGACCACGTACCGGTGGTGGCCATCGTGGGGCAGACCGCGCGCAGCGCCATGGGCGGCTCCTACCAGCAGGAAGTCGACCTGATGGCCCTGTACAAGGACGTCGCCTCGGAGTTCTGCGAGATGGTGACGGTCCCCGAGCAGCTGCCGAACGTCCTCGACCGGGCGATCCGCACCGCGTACGCCAAGCGCACCGTCACGGCCCTCATCATCCCCGCCGACGTGCAGGAGCTGGAGTACAGCGCGCCCACGCACGAGTTCAAGATGGTGCCGTCCAGCCTGGGCGTGTCGCAGTACGCGCCGGTACCGGCCGACGAGGACCTGCGGCGCGCCGCCGAGGTGCTCAACGCGGGCGAGAAGGTGGCGATCCTGGTCGGGCAGGGCGCCCGCGGGGCCCGTGAGCGGGTCGAGGAGGCCGCCGAGCTGCTCGGCGCCGGGGTGGCCAAGGCGCTGCTCGGCAAGGACGTGCTGTCCGACGAGCTGCCGTACGTGACCGGCGCGACCGGTCTGCTGGGCACCCGTCCCAGCTATGAGCTGATGCAGGAGTGCGACACGCTGCTGGTGATCGGCTCCAGCTTCCCGTACTCGCAGTTCCTGCCGGAGTACGGGCAGGCCCGCGCCGTGCAGATCGACATCGACCCCTTCATGGTCGGGCTGCGCTATCCCTTCGAGGTCAACCTCGTCGGTGACGCGTCCAAGACGCTGGAGCGGCTGCTGCCGCTGCTCCGGCACAAGAAGGCGCGCAAGTGGCGGGAGAAGATCGAGTCGAACGTCGAGCGCTGGTGGAAGGTCATGGAGCGGCGCGCCGCCGTCGAGGCCGACCCGATGAACCCCGAGTACGTGGTGCACGCGCTCGACGCGCTGCTGCCGGACAACGTGATCCTGGCCGCGGACTCCGGCTCGGCGGCCAACTGGTACGCCCGCCACCTGCGGATGCGCGGCAGCATGCGCGGTTCGCTGTCCGGCACGCTGGCCACCATGGGCCCCGGTGTGCCGTATGTGATCGGCGCGAAGTTCGCGCACCCGGAGCGGCCGGCGCTGGCGATCGTCGGTGACGGGGCGATGCAGATGAACGGCATGGCCGAGCTGATCACCGCGTCGAAGTACTGGCGGGAGTGGAGCGACCCGCGCATGATCGTCGCCGTCCTGAACAACGAGGACCTCAACCAGGTGACGTGGGAGATGCGGGCCATGTCGGGCGCGCCGCAGTTCGAGGAGTCGCAGCGCATCCCGGACGTGCCGTACGCCGACTTCGCGCGCTCCATCGGCCTCGGCGGCGTGCGGGTCGAGCGGCCCGACGAGGTGGAGAGCGCGTGGCGGCAGGCGCTCGCCGCCGACCGGCCGTTCGTCATCGACTTCCGTACCGACCCCAACGTGCCGCCCATCCCGCCGCACGCCACGCTCGACCAGATCGAGGCGGCGGCGACCGCGATCCTCAAGGGCGACCCGGAGACGGCGGGGGTGCTCAAGCAGGGCGTCAAGGCGAAGATCCAGGAGTTCCTGCCGGGCAAGGGCCACGGGGACGACCGGAAGTGA
- a CDS encoding diguanylate cyclase: MARLTALKDWRNWRQGRRLRPSPGADDVENAAQRVLLYGILPMWFVPAVADWVMHRRTNIEKTTGVKESAIHAVMMAEAGVPVLAGLVARVNPLVLSLMGGAAAAHSATAIWDVTVATEDREVRPVEQHIHSFLEVLPLAAVAFTACLHWESVRDLARGGKRPDAWKLLPKEHPLPGKYLAGIAAGVGACVALPYAEEFIRCVRARK, encoded by the coding sequence GTGGCCAGGCTGACGGCACTGAAGGACTGGCGGAACTGGCGGCAGGGGCGAAGGCTGCGCCCCTCCCCCGGCGCCGACGACGTCGAGAACGCGGCACAGCGCGTCCTGTTGTACGGCATCCTGCCCATGTGGTTCGTGCCGGCCGTCGCCGACTGGGTGATGCACCGGCGCACGAACATCGAGAAGACCACCGGGGTCAAGGAGTCGGCGATCCACGCGGTGATGATGGCCGAGGCCGGGGTGCCGGTGCTGGCCGGCCTGGTCGCGCGGGTCAACCCGCTGGTGCTGTCGCTGATGGGCGGTGCCGCCGCCGCGCACAGCGCGACCGCGATCTGGGACGTGACGGTGGCCACCGAGGACCGCGAGGTGCGCCCGGTGGAGCAGCACATCCACAGCTTCCTGGAGGTGCTGCCGCTGGCGGCGGTCGCCTTCACCGCCTGCCTGCACTGGGAGTCCGTACGGGACCTGGCGCGCGGCGGCAAGCGGCCGGACGCCTGGAAACTGCTGCCGAAGGAGCACCCGCTGCCCGGGAAATACCTCGCGGGGATCGCGGCCGGGGTGGGCGCTTGCGTCGCCCTGCCGTACGCGGAGGAATTCATCCGGTGCGTGCGCGCCCGCAAGTGA
- a CDS encoding DNA polymerase ligase N-terminal domain-containing protein codes for MNEGPLRTYLSKRHFDRTSEPRGGEASASSEKPRFVVQIHDASTMHFDFRLEADGVLKSWSVPKGPSTDPKDKRLAMPTEDHPLDYRDFEGVIPQGEYGGGTVIVWDQGRYRPTTHDKKGRPVPFTEALEKGHVTFWMEGRKLRGGYALTRFRGGPDSDERESWLLVKADDEHAGGRGTPDPRRARSALSGHTLKQVAEDVAAETGAAEDTGGTGKKTARKRGGGGGRG; via the coding sequence ATGAACGAGGGGCCGCTGCGGACCTATCTCTCGAAACGGCATTTCGACCGGACGTCGGAGCCGCGGGGCGGCGAGGCGTCGGCCTCCTCCGAGAAGCCGCGGTTCGTGGTGCAGATCCATGACGCGAGCACCATGCACTTCGACTTCCGGCTGGAGGCCGACGGGGTCCTCAAATCGTGGTCCGTGCCGAAGGGCCCGTCCACGGACCCGAAGGACAAAAGGCTGGCCATGCCCACCGAGGACCACCCGCTGGACTACCGGGATTTCGAGGGCGTCATTCCGCAGGGCGAATACGGCGGCGGCACGGTGATCGTGTGGGACCAGGGCCGTTACCGCCCGACCACGCACGACAAAAAGGGCCGCCCGGTACCGTTCACCGAAGCCCTGGAAAAGGGCCATGTGACGTTCTGGATGGAGGGCAGGAAACTGCGGGGCGGTTATGCCCTCACCCGTTTCCGCGGCGGCCCGGACAGCGACGAACGGGAATCCTGGCTGCTGGTGAAGGCCGACGACGAGCACGCCGGCGGCCGGGGCACCCCCGACCCGCGGCGGGCCCGCTCGGCCCTGAGCGGGCACACGCTCAAACAGGTGGCCGAGGACGTGGCGGCGGAGACCGGCGCGGCCGAGGACACCGGCGGGACCGGGAAGAAGACAGCGCGGAAGCGGGGCGGGGGCGGCGGGCGCGGGTGA
- a CDS encoding helix-turn-helix transcriptional regulator produces the protein MVRLPLTPEEVERGQRLGAVLRRARGDRSMLDVALDARVSPETLRKIESGRVATPSFPTIAAIADVLGLSLDAVWADISRPGPGVEPAGSGRRAREPLTA, from the coding sequence ATGGTCAGGTTGCCGCTCACTCCCGAAGAGGTCGAACGCGGTCAGCGTCTCGGCGCCGTGCTCCGCCGGGCCAGGGGAGACCGCTCGATGCTCGATGTCGCACTCGACGCCCGGGTGTCACCGGAGACCCTCCGCAAGATCGAGTCGGGCCGGGTGGCCACGCCCTCCTTCCCGACCATCGCGGCGATCGCCGATGTCCTCGGCCTCTCCCTCGACGCGGTGTGGGCCGACATCAGCCGGCCCGGGCCCGGCGTCGAACCGGCCGGGTCCGGTCGGCGCGCACGTGAGCCGTTGACCGCGTAG
- the map gene encoding type I methionyl aminopeptidase, which produces MIEILNPTLLTRARGAGALVADILRTLKGRSTVGTNLLDIDRWAKEMIVDAGAQSCYVDYAPSFGRGPFGHYICTAVNDAVLHGRPYDYPLADGDLLTLDLAVSKGGIAADAAISFIVGDAAPHPESVAMISATERALAAGIAAAKPGARVGDISHAIGTVLGAAGYPINTEFGGHGIGSTMHQDPHVSNTGRPGRGYTLRPGLLLALEPWVMADTAELVTDADGWTLRSATGCRTAHSEHTIAITEDGAEILTLPK; this is translated from the coding sequence ATGATCGAGATCCTCAACCCCACCCTGCTGACCCGGGCGAGAGGCGCGGGCGCCCTGGTCGCCGACATCCTCCGGACGCTGAAGGGCCGCAGCACGGTCGGCACCAATCTGCTGGACATCGACCGGTGGGCCAAGGAGATGATCGTCGACGCGGGAGCGCAGTCCTGTTACGTCGACTACGCGCCGTCCTTCGGACGCGGCCCGTTCGGCCACTACATCTGCACGGCCGTCAACGACGCCGTGCTCCACGGCCGGCCGTACGACTACCCGCTCGCCGACGGCGACCTGCTGACGCTCGACCTCGCCGTCTCCAAGGGCGGCATCGCCGCGGACGCCGCCATCAGCTTCATCGTCGGCGACGCGGCGCCGCACCCGGAGAGCGTCGCGATGATCAGCGCGACCGAACGCGCGCTGGCCGCGGGGATCGCCGCCGCGAAGCCCGGGGCCCGCGTCGGCGACATCTCCCATGCCATCGGGACGGTCCTCGGCGCGGCGGGATACCCGATCAACACCGAGTTCGGAGGCCATGGCATCGGCTCGACGATGCACCAGGACCCGCACGTCTCGAACACCGGACGGCCCGGCCGTGGCTACACACTGCGCCCCGGACTGCTGCTGGCGCTGGAACCGTGGGTCATGGCCGACACCGCCGAACTCGTCACCGATGCCGACGGATGGACGCTCCGGAGCGCGACCGGCTGCCGGACCGCGCACAGCGAGCACACGATCGCCATCACCGAGGACGGGGCCGAGATCCTCACCCTGCCGAAGTAG
- a CDS encoding 4-hydroxybenzoate 3-monooxygenase, whose translation MRPASSAAPAPAATTVGIVGGGPAGLLLARLLHRSGIDCVVLESRDRAYVEQRQRAGILEQGTADTLRACGAGERLDREGIVHHGIRLRFAGRSHRIDFPSLTGGRSVLVYAQTEVVKDLIALQLAEGPPLVFGARALAVERVDTEQPVIRYLHQGREHTLTCDYVVGCDGFHGVVRNAVPAGARRTYERGYPYSWLGVLADVPPSCDELVYAHSERGFALFSMRSPTVSRLYLQVPNGTDPADWPDERIWDELDARSATDGPWSLARGPITAKSVLPMRSVVTEPMRYGRVLLAGDAAHIVPPTGAKGLNLAASDVTELAHAFAHLKETGSTELLDGWSDTCLRRVWRAEQFSYFMTTTLHTDPGQSAFDTRLQLAQLDRIAASPHAAAELAENYTGLPFARTPAATSAG comes from the coding sequence ATGCGCCCCGCGTCCTCCGCGGCCCCGGCCCCCGCCGCCACGACGGTCGGCATCGTCGGCGGCGGCCCGGCGGGGCTGCTGCTGGCCCGGCTGCTGCACCGCTCCGGCATCGACTGCGTCGTCCTGGAGAGCCGCGACCGGGCCTACGTCGAACAGCGGCAGCGCGCCGGAATCCTGGAGCAGGGCACCGCCGACACGCTGCGCGCCTGCGGCGCGGGGGAGCGCCTGGACCGGGAGGGCATCGTCCACCACGGCATCCGGCTGCGTTTCGCCGGGCGCTCCCACCGCATCGACTTCCCGTCCCTGACCGGCGGCCGCAGCGTGCTCGTCTACGCGCAGACCGAGGTGGTCAAGGACCTCATCGCCCTCCAGCTCGCGGAAGGACCGCCGCTGGTGTTCGGGGCGCGCGCGCTCGCGGTGGAGCGCGTGGACACCGAACAGCCCGTGATCCGCTATCTGCACCAGGGCCGGGAACATACCCTGACCTGCGACTACGTCGTCGGCTGCGACGGCTTCCACGGCGTCGTGCGAAACGCGGTGCCGGCCGGTGCCCGCCGTACGTACGAGCGCGGCTACCCGTACTCCTGGCTCGGCGTCCTCGCCGACGTGCCGCCGTCCTGCGACGAACTGGTCTACGCCCACTCCGAGCGGGGCTTCGCGCTGTTCAGCATGCGCTCGCCCACCGTCAGCCGGCTCTACCTCCAGGTCCCCAACGGCACCGACCCCGCCGACTGGCCGGACGAGCGGATCTGGGACGAACTCGACGCCCGCTCGGCCACCGACGGGCCGTGGAGCCTCGCCCGCGGCCCGATCACCGCCAAGTCCGTCCTGCCGATGCGCAGCGTGGTCACCGAGCCGATGCGGTACGGGCGGGTGCTGCTCGCCGGGGACGCGGCGCACATCGTCCCGCCGACCGGGGCGAAGGGCCTGAACCTCGCCGCCTCCGACGTCACCGAACTGGCCCACGCCTTCGCCCACCTGAAGGAAACCGGCTCCACGGAGCTGCTGGACGGCTGGTCCGACACCTGCCTGCGCCGCGTCTGGCGCGCCGAGCAGTTCTCGTACTTCATGACGACGACGCTGCACACCGACCCGGGCCAGAGCGCCTTCGACACCCGGTTGCAGCTCGCGCAGCTCGACCGGATCGCGGCTTCCCCGCATGCCGCGGCCGAACTGGCGGAGAACTACACGGGGTTGCCGTTCGCCCGTACGCCCGCGGCTACTTCGGCAGGGTGA
- the pcaC gene encoding 4-carboxymuconolactone decarboxylase, with product MTSPTLPHHREDGPADAPPLILGPSLGTSLAVWEPQVVALARQFRVVRWDLPGHGGTPYDVLAVRTDGTARTDGTARTQGTTRTDEAARPQGTARADGTALTVADLAGLVLALADSLGIDRFAYAGISLGGAVGAWLAVHHPERIASLALVCSSARFGEPEGWYARAALVREQGIAAVAGTTPGRWFTPAFADSPRARDLLAGLRTVVPEGYAACCDALAAYDLRGDLGRIGAPTLVVAGRDDPATPPAHARELADGIPAASLTELAGAAHLASAERPVQVLAALLGHLAAYPEDGGAADDHTRRAAGTAVRRAVLGDAHVDRAAARSTPFTAVFQDFITRYAWGEIWTRPGLSRHTRSCVTITALVARGHHEELGLHLRAALRNGLSAEDIQEVLLQTAVYCGVPAANSAFALADRVIAEHRGDITDHRKGK from the coding sequence ATGACCTCCCCCACCCTCCCGCACCACCGGGAAGACGGGCCCGCCGACGCGCCCCCGCTCATCCTGGGCCCGTCCCTCGGTACGTCGCTCGCGGTATGGGAGCCCCAAGTGGTGGCACTGGCGCGTCAGTTCCGTGTCGTGCGCTGGGACCTTCCCGGGCACGGCGGGACTCCGTACGACGTACTCGCGGTCCGTACGGACGGGACTGCCCGTACGGACGGGACTGCCCGTACGCAAGGAACCACCCGTACGGACGAGGCTGCCCGTCCGCAAGGAACCGCCCGTGCGGACGGGACCGCCCTTACGGTCGCGGACCTGGCCGGGCTCGTCCTCGCCCTCGCGGACTCCCTCGGCATCGACCGGTTCGCGTACGCCGGGATCTCCCTGGGCGGCGCGGTCGGCGCCTGGCTCGCGGTCCACCACCCCGAGCGGATCGCGTCCCTCGCGCTGGTCTGCTCCTCGGCGCGCTTCGGCGAGCCGGAAGGGTGGTACGCGCGTGCCGCGCTGGTACGGGAACAGGGCATCGCGGCGGTCGCCGGGACCACGCCCGGCCGCTGGTTCACCCCGGCGTTCGCCGACAGCCCCCGGGCGCGCGACCTCCTGGCCGGGCTGCGGACGGTGGTGCCCGAGGGATACGCGGCGTGCTGCGACGCGCTCGCCGCCTACGACCTGCGCGGCGACCTGGGCCGGATCGGCGCGCCCACCCTCGTCGTCGCGGGCCGCGACGACCCCGCGACCCCGCCCGCGCACGCCCGCGAACTCGCCGACGGCATCCCCGCCGCGAGCCTCACCGAGCTGGCCGGGGCCGCCCACCTGGCCAGTGCCGAACGGCCCGTGCAGGTGCTCGCCGCGCTGCTCGGCCACCTCGCGGCGTATCCGGAGGACGGTGGCGCCGCCGACGACCACACACGCCGCGCCGCCGGTACCGCCGTCCGCCGCGCCGTGCTCGGCGACGCCCACGTCGACCGCGCGGCCGCCCGCAGCACGCCCTTCACCGCCGTCTTCCAGGACTTCATCACCCGCTACGCCTGGGGCGAGATCTGGACCCGGCCCGGGCTGTCCCGGCACACCCGCAGCTGCGTGACGATCACCGCGCTGGTCGCGCGCGGTCACCACGAAGAGCTGGGACTGCACCTGCGCGCCGCGCTGCGCAACGGCCTGAGCGCCGAGGACATCCAGGAAGTCCTGCTCCAGACGGCCGTCTACTGCGGAGTACCGGCCGCGAACTCCGCGTTCGCGCTGGCCGACCGTGTCATCGCCGAACACCGGGGTGACATCACCGACCACCGGAAAGGAAAGTGA
- the pcaB gene encoding 3-carboxy-cis,cis-muconate cycloisomerase, giving the protein MSSADDGPLPSDDGPLPSDDGPSASDDGLLAPGRVDSAVETATGDAAYVRALLDAEVALIRAQAAVGLVPPAAAEAVTAAARDTGRYDARDLAVRARSGGNPVIPLVDALTTAVSERDAGAAAYVHRGATSQDIVDTATMLVCSRALAAVLGDLDDTAAALARAAAEHRDTPMAGRTLTQHAVPTTFGLKAAGWRELVLDARDRLAAVRAALPAQLGGAAGTLAAFHAFAEADGREPVPGSDLGLRLLAAYAAETGLAEPVLPWHTLRTPVADLAGALAHTAGALGKVAADVLALSRTETGELAEGSGGGSSAMPHKANPVRATLIAAAARQVPALAGVLYGALAAEDERPAGAWHAEWQPLRDALRLVGGAARDAAELTAGLRVRPERMRANLDATGGGIVAERLAAVLGAHLGRDAAKRLLTDVARRAREDGTGLAGTLGRALRARHPAVADAFPAARLRELADPAAYTGSAGALVDRALRRPGTHPAAPTPQENA; this is encoded by the coding sequence TTGAGTTCCGCTGACGACGGCCCGCTGCCCTCGGACGACGGCCCGCTGCCCTCGGACGACGGTCCGTCGGCCTCGGACGACGGCCTGCTGGCCCCGGGCCGGGTGGACTCCGCCGTCGAGACCGCCACCGGCGACGCCGCGTACGTACGTGCCCTGCTGGACGCGGAAGTGGCGCTGATCCGGGCGCAGGCGGCCGTCGGCCTGGTGCCGCCCGCGGCGGCCGAGGCCGTCACCGCGGCCGCGCGGGACACCGGCCGGTACGACGCCCGCGACCTCGCGGTACGGGCCCGCTCCGGCGGCAATCCGGTCATTCCGCTGGTCGACGCCCTCACCACGGCCGTGTCCGAACGGGACGCCGGTGCCGCCGCATACGTCCACCGCGGCGCCACCAGCCAGGACATCGTCGACACGGCCACGATGCTGGTCTGTTCACGTGCGCTGGCCGCGGTGCTCGGCGACCTGGACGACACCGCGGCCGCCCTGGCCCGGGCGGCGGCCGAGCACCGCGACACACCGATGGCGGGCCGTACGCTCACCCAGCACGCGGTGCCGACCACGTTCGGCCTCAAGGCCGCCGGATGGCGGGAGCTGGTGCTGGACGCCCGGGACCGGCTCGCCGCCGTACGGGCCGCGCTGCCCGCCCAGTTGGGCGGCGCGGCGGGCACCCTCGCCGCGTTCCACGCGTTCGCGGAGGCCGACGGCCGCGAGCCGGTGCCCGGATCCGACCTCGGGCTGCGGCTGCTCGCCGCGTACGCGGCCGAGACCGGCCTCGCCGAACCCGTACTGCCCTGGCACACACTGCGCACCCCCGTCGCCGACCTCGCCGGCGCGCTGGCCCACACCGCCGGCGCCCTCGGCAAGGTCGCCGCCGACGTGCTGGCCCTGTCCCGTACGGAGACCGGCGAGCTGGCCGAGGGCAGCGGCGGCGGCTCCTCCGCCATGCCGCACAAGGCCAACCCCGTACGGGCCACGCTGATCGCCGCCGCTGCCCGGCAGGTCCCGGCGCTGGCCGGAGTGCTGTACGGGGCCCTGGCCGCCGAGGACGAACGGCCGGCCGGGGCCTGGCACGCGGAGTGGCAGCCGCTGCGCGACGCCCTGCGGCTGGTGGGCGGCGCGGCCCGGGACGCCGCGGAACTGACCGCCGGACTACGGGTGCGCCCGGAGCGGATGCGCGCCAATCTCGACGCGACCGGCGGCGGGATCGTCGCCGAACGCCTCGCGGCCGTGCTCGGCGCCCACCTCGGCCGGGACGCGGCCAAACGGCTGCTCACCGATGTGGCGCGCCGAGCCAGGGAGGACGGCACCGGCCTGGCCGGGACGCTGGGCCGGGCCCTGCGCGCCCGGCATCCCGCCGTCGCCGACGCCTTCCCCGCCGCCCGGCTGCGCGAACTGGCCGACCCGGCCGCGTACACCGGCTCGGCCGGAGCGCTCGTGGACCGCGCCCTGCGCCGCCCCGGCACGCACCCCGCCGCACCGACCCCGCAGGAGAACGCATGA
- the pcaG gene encoding protocatechuate 3,4-dioxygenase subunit alpha, whose translation MSATSTPHEYPGVPHQPAPEAGETPGTLAPTPSQTIGPFYGYALPFPGGGDMAPAGHPDTITLHGRVLDGAGEPVPDALLEFWQAGPDGSLRGAPGSLRRDPATGAVIGRDGVEFTGFGRVPTDADGRYALRTLPATAPAGRPDAAPYIAVCVFARGLLHHLFTRVYFPEDTAVHAADPLLSQLPAHRARTLVARADGERRYRFDIRLQAPADAGTTADDGTCEETVFLEFR comes from the coding sequence ATGTCCGCCACCTCCACACCGCACGAGTACCCGGGCGTACCGCACCAGCCCGCCCCGGAGGCCGGGGAGACACCCGGGACCCTCGCCCCCACCCCCTCCCAGACCATCGGCCCCTTCTACGGCTACGCGCTGCCGTTCCCCGGCGGCGGGGACATGGCCCCCGCCGGTCACCCCGACACCATCACCCTGCACGGCCGCGTCCTCGACGGCGCGGGCGAGCCCGTGCCGGACGCGCTGCTGGAGTTCTGGCAGGCCGGTCCGGACGGGAGCCTGCGCGGCGCGCCCGGCTCGCTGCGCCGCGACCCGGCGACCGGCGCGGTCATCGGGCGCGACGGGGTGGAGTTCACCGGTTTCGGCCGGGTGCCGACCGACGCCGACGGCCGTTACGCGCTGCGCACCTTGCCCGCCACCGCGCCGGCGGGCCGGCCGGACGCGGCACCGTACATCGCGGTGTGCGTCTTCGCCCGCGGCCTGCTGCACCACTTGTTCACCCGGGTGTACTTCCCCGAGGACACGGCGGTCCACGCGGCCGATCCGCTGCTGTCACAGCTCCCGGCGCACCGGGCGCGCACCCTGGTCGCGCGCGCCGACGGCGAGCGGCGCTACCGCTTCGACATCCGTCTCCAGGCCCCGGCCGACGCGGGCACGACAGCGGACGACGGCACGTGCGAGGAGACGGTCTTCCTTGAGTTCCGCTGA
- the pcaH gene encoding protocatechuate 3,4-dioxygenase subunit beta, producing MTPPSASAAPAHPVAAPAPLPPGPEPQSVIDREIAALHGAAADARAAGGPVPAHPGRDFAPYRSTRLRHPRQPLAAIDALRDPEAVELSGPAFGVTDVTALDADLTRQHAGEPLGERITVTGRVRDRAGRPVRGQLVEIWQANAAGRYAHRRDQHPAPLDPNFTGVGRCLTDDAGRYAFTTVRPGAYPWRNHHNAWRPAHIHFSLFGTAFTQRLVTQMYFPGDPLFPYDPILASCTDPRARARLVCAYDPELARAEWSLGYRWDIVLDGPSATWTEEER from the coding sequence ATGACTCCACCGAGCGCGTCCGCCGCCCCGGCGCACCCCGTGGCGGCCCCTGCACCGCTGCCCCCGGGCCCCGAACCGCAGTCCGTCATCGACCGCGAGATCGCCGCGCTGCACGGCGCCGCCGCCGACGCCCGCGCGGCGGGCGGACCCGTACCGGCGCATCCCGGCCGCGACTTCGCCCCGTACCGCAGCACCCGTCTGCGCCACCCGCGGCAGCCGCTCGCCGCGATCGACGCACTGCGCGACCCGGAGGCCGTCGAGCTGTCCGGGCCCGCCTTCGGCGTCACCGACGTGACCGCCCTGGACGCCGATCTGACCCGGCAGCACGCCGGTGAACCGCTCGGCGAGCGGATCACCGTCACCGGCCGGGTGCGGGACCGCGCGGGCCGCCCGGTGCGCGGCCAGCTCGTGGAGATCTGGCAGGCCAACGCCGCCGGCCGGTACGCCCACCGGCGGGACCAGCACCCGGCGCCGCTCGACCCCAACTTCACCGGCGTCGGCCGGTGTCTGACGGACGACGCGGGGCGGTACGCGTTCACCACCGTCCGGCCCGGCGCCTACCCGTGGCGCAACCATCACAACGCCTGGCGCCCGGCGCACATCCACTTCTCGCTCTTCGGCACCGCCTTCACCCAGCGGCTCGTCACCCAGATGTACTTCCCCGGCGACCCGCTGTTCCCGTACGACCCGATCCTCGCCTCGTGCACCGACCCGCGGGCCCGCGCCCGGCTGGTCTGCGCGTACGACCCGGAACTCGCCCGCGCGGAGTGGTCCCTCGGCTACCGCTGGGACATCGTGCTGGACGGACCGTCCGCCACCTGGACCGAGGAGGAACGCTGA